A part of Odontesthes bonariensis isolate fOdoBon6 chromosome 23, fOdoBon6.hap1, whole genome shotgun sequence genomic DNA contains:
- the aco2 gene encoding aconitate hydratase, mitochondrial, with protein MATYCLTVARLQLALGHGVRRLHVSAAYRAKAKVSMSRFEPTSFVGYEKLQSNVDIVQKRLNRPLTLSEKIVYGHLDDPHNQDIDRGRTYLRLRPDRVAMQDATAQMAMLQFISSGLPKVAVPSTIHCDHLIEAQTGGEQDLAKAKEVNSEVYKFLSSAGAKYGVGFWKPGSGIIHQIILENYAYPGVMLIGTDSHTPNGGGLGSICIGVGGADAVDVMAGIPWELKCPKVIGVKLTGTLSGWTSPKDIILKVAGILTVKGGTGAIVEYHGPGVDSISCTGMATICNMGAEIGATTSVFPYNHRMKTYLEKTGRGEIAELADEFKHLLVPDEGCEYDQVIELNLDELKPHINGPFTPDLAHPVSEVGAVAEKNGWPLEVKVGLIGSCTNSSYEDMGRAASLAKQALDKGLKCKAQFTVTPGSEQIRATIERDGYSNILRAVGGVVLANACGPCIGQWDRRDVKKGEKNTIVTSFNRNFTARNDANPATHAFVTSPEIVTALAIAGSLSFNPETDYLTAANGEKFKLEPPNGDELPARDFDPGQDTYQHPPGDGGSIRVDVSPQSNRLQLLEPFDKWSGSDLEDLRVLIKVKGKCTTDHISAAGPWLKFRGHLDNISNNMLIGAVNSENDAVNKIKNHLTGEYGGVPDVARHYKANNVSWVVVGDDNYGEGSSREHAALEPRHLGGRAIIVKSFARIHETNLKKQGVLPLTFSNPSDYDKIRPDDKLSIRGLQTFAPGKPLIAVVKHGDGSEETLELNHSFNETQIEWFKAGSALNRMKELKH; from the exons ATGGCAACCTACTGTCTCACTGTCGCCCGGCTCCAG TTGGCCCTGGGCCATGGTGTGCGGCGCCTGCATGTGTCAGCAGCCTACAGAGCCAAGGCCAAAGTGTCTATGAGCCGCTTTGAGCCCACTTCCTTTGTCGGTTACGAGAAGCTCCAGTCCAATGTTGATATTGTGCAAAAAAG GCTCAACAGGCCACTTACCCTGTCGGAAAAGATCGTGTACGGCCATCTCGATGATCCCCACAACCAAGATATCGATCGCGGCCGCACCTACTTGCGGTTGCGTCCCGACCGTGTGGCTATGCAGGACGCCACTGCCCAGATGGCGATGCTGCAGTTCATCAGCAGCGGCCTGCCGAAGGTGGCTGTGCCCTCCACCATCCACTGCGATCACCTGATCGAGGCCCAGACTGGAGGAGAGCAGGATTTAGCCAAAGCAAAA GAAGTGAACAGTGAGGTCTACAAGTTCCTGTCCAGCGCTGGGGCAAAATATGGAGTTGGCTTCTGGAAACCTGGCTCTGGAATCATCCATCAG ATCATCCTGGAGAACTATGCCTACCCAGGAGTGATGCTCATTGGCACAGATTCCCACACACCAAACGGCGGTGGGCTTGGTTCCATTTGCATTGGAGTTGGTGGTGCTGATGCAGTAGATGTCATGGCAGGAATTCCCTGGGAGCTCAAGTGTCCCAAG GTGATTGGTGTGAAGCTGACCGGCACCCTGTCTGGCTGGACATCTCCTAAGGATATCATCTTGAAAGTGGCAGGCATTCTGACGGTAAAGGGAGGAACTGGAGCCATTGTGGAGTACCACGGACCTGGAGTCGACTCCATCTCCTGCACTG GAATGGCCACCATTTGCAACATGGGAGCAGAGATCGGAGCCACAACCTCAGTGTTTCCTTACAATCACCGCATGAAGACCTACCTGGAGAAGACTGGCCGTGGAG AGATCGCCGAACTGGCTGATGAATTCAAACACCTGTTGGTACCAGACGAAGGCTGCGAGTATGACCAGGTTATTGAGCTCAATCTGGACGAG CTGAAGCCCCACATTAATGGACCATTCACCCCTGACCTGGCTCACCCTGTGTCTGAAGTTGGTGCTGTGGCTGAAAAGAACGGCTGGCCACTGGAGGTCAAAGTTG GTCTGATCGGCAGCTGCACCAACTCCAGCTACGAGGACATGGGCCGTGCTGCCTCCTTGGCTAAACAGGCTCTGGACAAAGGCCTGAAGTGCAAAGCTCAGTTCACCGTCACGCCCGGCTCAGAGCAGATTCGCGCCACCATTGAAAGAGATGGTTAC TCAAACATCCTCAGGGCGGTTGGAGGTGTGGTCCTCGCAAACGCATGTGGACCCTGCATTGGACAGTGGGACAG GCGTGACGTGAAAAAGGGAGAGAAGAACACAATCGTGACGTCCTTCAACAGAAACTTCACTGCCAGGAATGATGCTAACCCTGCAACACATGCTTTTGTTACATCTCCCGAG ATTGTCACTGCCCTCGCTATTGCTGGCTCTTTAAGCTTCAACCCTGAGACGGATTACCTTACAGCCGCCAACGGAGAGAAGTTCAAGCTGGAGCCTCCCAACGGGGACGAACTACCAGCCAGGGACTTTGACCCAGGCCAGGACACCTACCAGCACCCGCCCGGTGACGGCGGCAGCATCAGGGTGGACGTCAGTCCTCAGAGCAACcggctgcagctgctggagcCCTTTGACAAATGGAGCGGAAGTGATCTGGAAGACCTGCGGGTCCTTATCAAG GTGAAGGGAAAATGCACCACAGACCACATCAGCGCTGCAGGACCCTGGCTGAAGTTCCGCGGTCACCTCGATAACATCTCCAACAACATGCTGATCGGCGCAGTCAACAGTGAGAACGATGCAGTCAACAAGATCAAGAACCATCTTACAGGAGAGTACGGAGGAGTCCCAGATGTGGCCCGTCACTATAAG GCCAACAATGTTTCGTGGGTCGTGGTTGGAGATGACAACTACGGTGAGGGGTCCAGCAGAGAGCACGCAGCTCTGGAGCCCAGGCATCTAGGTGGAAGAGCCATAATTGTCAAGAGCTTTGCCAGAATTCACG AAACGAACCTGAAGAAGCAGGGTGTGCTGCCCCTGACATTCAGCAACCCATCAGACTACGACAAGATCCGCCCAGATGACAAGCTCTCCATCAGAGGACTTCAAACATTTGCACCGGGAAAG CCACTGATTGCAGTCGTGAAGCACGGTGACGGCAGCGAGGAGACCCTGGAGCTCAACCACAGCTTCAACGAGACGCAGATCGAGTGGTTCAAGGCAGGCTCCGCCCTCAACAGGATGAAGGAGCTGAAGCATTGA
- the tefa gene encoding TEF transcription factor, PAR bZIP family member a isoform X2 → MTSEIPEIFRAFLEHPFTLPNFDNDTDKEKLGLGDNVDLGGGGGDMGPSAALTPAIWEKTIPYDGESFHLEYMDLEEFLMENGIPTSPDEDALKENAEENGDKPEKVKATPSATKVSRAANVSPVALMPIQELDTCEEEVVILSKGDSDVTCDVTTEVTTGKVTPEPIDPDEIEVDINYEPDPTDLVLSSVPGGKLFNPRKHKFSEEELKPQPMIKKAKKVFVPDEQKDDKYWQRRKKNNLAAKRSRDARRLKENQITVRAAFLERENAALRSEVADLRKECGRFNNVVGRYEAKFGPLAVPDDE, encoded by the exons ACACAGATAAAGAGAAGCTGGGTCTTGGAGATAATGTTGACCTTGGCGGAGGGGGGGGTGACATGGGCCCTTCAGCCGCCCTGACCCCTGCCATCTGGGAAAAAACAATTCCCTATGATGGCGAGAGCTTTCACTTGGAGTACATGGACTTGGAAGAGTTCCTCATGGAGAACGGCATCCCCACCTCACCCGACGAGGACGCCCTCAAGGAAAATGCAGAAGAAAATGGCGACAAACCAGAAAAAGTGAAGGCCACTCCCTCGGCGACCAAGGTTAGCAGGGCAGCAAATGTGTCTCCGGTGGCCCTGATGCCCATCCAGGAATTGGACACGtgtgaggaggaggtggtgatCCTCTCCAAGGGTGACTCTGACGTTACCTGTGATGTTACTACAG AGGTGACCACTGGCAAAGTGACGCCCGAGCCCATCGACCCCGATGAGATAGAGGTCGACATAAACTACGAGCCAGATCCCACAGACTTGGTCCTGTCGAGCGTGCCCGGAGGCAAACTGTTCAACCCACGCAAACACAAGTTCAGTGAGGAGGAGCTCAAGCCACAGCCTATGATTAAAAAGGCCAAGAAGGTGTTCGTGCCTGATGAGCAGAAG GACGACAAATACtggcagaggaggaagaagaacaaCCTGGCAGCCAAACGCTCACGAGACGCCCGGAGATTAAAGGAGAACCAGATCACAGTCCGAGCAGCCTTCCTTGAGCGCGAGAACGCAGCGTTGCGGTCAGAGGTCGCCGACCTACGGAAGGAGTGCGGCCGATTCAACAACGTCGTGGGTCGCTACGAGGCCAAATTTGGACCACT TGCTGTGCCAGATGACGAATAG
- the phf5a gene encoding PHD finger-like domain-containing protein 5A, with protein MAKHHPDLIFCRKQAGVAIGRLCEKCDGKCVICDSYVRPCTLVRICDECNYGSYQGRCVICGGPGVSDAYYCKECTIQEKDRDGCPKIVNLGSSKTDLFYERKKYGFKKR; from the exons ATGGCTAAACATCACCCAGATTTGATCTTTTGCCGAAAACAAGCCGGTGTCG CAATCGGAAGACTGTGCGAAAAAT GCGATGGAAAGTGCGTCATCTGTGACTCTTATGTGAGACCGTGCACACTGGTGCGAATTTGTGACGAGTGCAACTATGGGTCTTATCAGGGACGCTGTGTCATCTGCGGAGGGCCCGGCGTATCCGATGCCTACTACTGTAAAGAGTGCACCATCCAGGAGAAAGAT CGAGATGGATGTCCCAAGATTGTGAACTTGGGCAGCTCCAAAACGGATCTGTTTTATGAAAGGAAGAAGTACGGCTTTAAGAAGAGGTGA
- the csdc2a gene encoding cold shock domain-containing protein C2a, producing MSDPDSSSPADPPLPLTSPRTPLQLSFPFLREGSRIWERERKPPQPGELPSPLPTKRTRTYSATVRARSGPVYKGVCKNFSRSQGHGFIRPSHGGEDIFVHISDIDGEYVPVEGDEVTYKVCSIPPKNQKIQAVEVVITHLNPGTKHETWSGQIISS from the exons ATGTCCGACCCCGACTCCTCCTCGCCGGCAGATCCCCCGCTGCCTCTGACCTCCCCACGCACTCCCCTTCAGCTCTCTTTCCCCTTTCTGAGGGAAGGCAGCCGCATTtgggagagggagaggaaacCTCCACAGCCTGGAGAGCTGCCCAGCCCACTGCCTACCAAACGCACCCGCACATATTCAGC GACAGTGCGAGCCAGATCAGGTCCTGTATATAAAGGAGTTTGTAAAAACTTCTCCAGGTCTCAGGGTCATGGATTCATACGTCCTTCTCATGGAGGAGAGGACATCTTTGTTCACATCTCTGA CATTGACGGGGAATATGTGCCTGTGGAAGGAGATGAGGTCACGTACAAGGTGTGTTCGATCCCTCCCAAGAACCAGAAGATCCAGGCTGTCGAGGTGGTGATCACGCACCTGAATCCAGGCACCAAGCACGAGACCTGGTCAGGTCAGATCATCAGCTCCTAG
- the tefa gene encoding TEF transcription factor, PAR bZIP family member a isoform X1, producing the protein MSIEPIVITLETAAGAPSSFPVVLKKIMEMPPPNILDGDDDTDKEKLGLGDNVDLGGGGGDMGPSAALTPAIWEKTIPYDGESFHLEYMDLEEFLMENGIPTSPDEDALKENAEENGDKPEKVKATPSATKVSRAANVSPVALMPIQELDTCEEEVVILSKGDSDVTCDVTTEVTTGKVTPEPIDPDEIEVDINYEPDPTDLVLSSVPGGKLFNPRKHKFSEEELKPQPMIKKAKKVFVPDEQKDDKYWQRRKKNNLAAKRSRDARRLKENQITVRAAFLERENAALRSEVADLRKECGRFNNVVGRYEAKFGPLAVPDDE; encoded by the exons ATGTCGATAGAGCCAATTGTCATCACGCTGGAAACGGCTGCGGGGGCTCCGAGCTCCTTCCCGGTGGTTTTAAAGAAAATCATGGAAATGCCTCCGCCGAATATACTGGACGGCGATGACG ACACAGATAAAGAGAAGCTGGGTCTTGGAGATAATGTTGACCTTGGCGGAGGGGGGGGTGACATGGGCCCTTCAGCCGCCCTGACCCCTGCCATCTGGGAAAAAACAATTCCCTATGATGGCGAGAGCTTTCACTTGGAGTACATGGACTTGGAAGAGTTCCTCATGGAGAACGGCATCCCCACCTCACCCGACGAGGACGCCCTCAAGGAAAATGCAGAAGAAAATGGCGACAAACCAGAAAAAGTGAAGGCCACTCCCTCGGCGACCAAGGTTAGCAGGGCAGCAAATGTGTCTCCGGTGGCCCTGATGCCCATCCAGGAATTGGACACGtgtgaggaggaggtggtgatCCTCTCCAAGGGTGACTCTGACGTTACCTGTGATGTTACTACAG AGGTGACCACTGGCAAAGTGACGCCCGAGCCCATCGACCCCGATGAGATAGAGGTCGACATAAACTACGAGCCAGATCCCACAGACTTGGTCCTGTCGAGCGTGCCCGGAGGCAAACTGTTCAACCCACGCAAACACAAGTTCAGTGAGGAGGAGCTCAAGCCACAGCCTATGATTAAAAAGGCCAAGAAGGTGTTCGTGCCTGATGAGCAGAAG GACGACAAATACtggcagaggaggaagaagaacaaCCTGGCAGCCAAACGCTCACGAGACGCCCGGAGATTAAAGGAGAACCAGATCACAGTCCGAGCAGCCTTCCTTGAGCGCGAGAACGCAGCGTTGCGGTCAGAGGTCGCCGACCTACGGAAGGAGTGCGGCCGATTCAACAACGTCGTGGGTCGCTACGAGGCCAAATTTGGACCACT TGCTGTGCCAGATGACGAATAG